The Magnolia sinica isolate HGM2019 chromosome 9, MsV1, whole genome shotgun sequence genome contains a region encoding:
- the LOC131255317 gene encoding uncharacterized protein LOC131255317: MEIKDERFIQWPNKLRGNPDRRSKNKYCHFHWYYKHNTSDCYHLQYKIERLIEEGHLGQHIDQKENRASATEEQPIDNKPTGEIRTIFGGHKGRGDSNNAWKAHARCIRRPEVKIMILARPSKERKLDGYSVIFTDEDARGVHHPHDDTLSLRTIKDIQRLTEEWLFSIVLYLRPPISVFPSSAVEGVAACRLERRV, translated from the exons ATGGAAATAAAAGATGAACGTTTTATCCAATGGCCGAACAAGTTGCGCGGCAATCCCGATAGAAGGAGCAAGAACAAGTATTGCCATTTTCATTGGTACTACAAGCACAATACAAGCGACTGCTACCACCTCCAGTACAAGATCGAGAGGCTTATCGAGGAAGGCCACCTCGGCCAGCATATAGATCAAAAAGAAAACCGAGCCTCGGCGACCGAGGAACAGCCGATTGACAACAAACCAACTGGAGAAATCCGGACAATCTTTGGTGGTCATAAGGGCAGAGGAGATTCAAACAACGCATGGAAGGCCCATGCGAGATGCATCAGACGCCCGGAAGTGAAAATAATGATCCTCGCCCGACCCTCGAAAGAAAGAAAGCTGGACGGATACAGCGTGATTTTCACCGATGAAGATGCTCGAGGTGTTCATCATCCTCATGACGACACACTG TCTCTGAGGACGATAAAAGACATCCAAAGATTAACTGAAGAGTGGTTGTTCTCAATCGTTTTGTATCTAAGGCCACCGAtaagtgttttcccttcttcagcAGTTGAAGGGGTGGCAGCTTGTCGattggagcgaagagtgtga